The Nitrospira sp. genome segment CAGCCCGAATCAACGGACGATCGGTGGTGCTGTCTGGTACAACGACGATTCGCGAATTGATGGCCGTGGTGAAGCGATGTCGCATTCTGATTACCAATGATACGGGACCGATGCATGTGGCGGCTGCGTGCGGGGTACCGGTCGTCGCGGTGTTCGGACCGACGGATTCATGTACGACCGCTCCCTATGGTCAGGAGCGGTCGGTAGTTCGAGAGACCGTTGATTGTGCCCCCTGCCTGCTTCGGGAATGCCCGATCGATCACCGGTGTATGACCCAAATCTCAGCTGACCGAGTGTACGATGTGGCGGTGAAACAAGTGAGCGGGTTAAGGGGAAGTGAGCAGGGGCAAGGGGAGAAAAACTCATCTGTGCCGCACACCTCACACCTCATACCTGACCGGGTCTTGGAAGGGTATACCGTCTTTCTTGATCGCGATGGCACGCTCAATCCGGACCCTGGATATATCAAGTCTCCGGACCAGTTTGAACTGTTTCCTGGAGTGCCGGAGGCGCTCGGACGCTTGAAACGGGCTGGTGCTCGCCTGATTCTTGTGACGAATCAATCGGGCATCGCACGAGGATTTCTCTCGCGCCACAATCTTGAGGCGATCCACACAAAGCTCGCACATGAGCTCGGTCAAGCCGGCGTGACGCTTGACGGCATCTACTTCTGTCCCCATCATCCGGACGACGGGTGCGGGTGTCGAAAGCCGAACCGTGGAATGATTGATCAGGCGGTTCAAGAACGGGGGCTAGATCTTGAGCGGTCCTATGTGATCGGTGATCATCTGCGTGATATCGAATTAGCTAAACGGGTGGGAGCACGAAGTGTTCTCGTGACAACCGGGGTGACTCGGTTGCAAGAGTTGGAAGGTTTGGCGGAAGCTCATCTGATTCCAGACAAGGTTACCGCCTCCCTCGCTGAGGCTGCGGACTGGTTGTTGTCCGATGTGGAACGAGGAATTCCTCCTCCAAGGTACGACGAATAGACGCGAGGGTAAACGATAGTCCGGATGAATTGAAGGGGTGCCGGACGGACTGGGCTTGTGTTGGCTAGACAGCGGGAGTAAGTTGTCTGGGGAGACGGTGCTCAGGGTGCGGTGTTACGCGGGAGGAACGGCGATGGCAGTGAGCCAGGATGCGACGGATTGTTTCATTCCTTGTAATCTCTGCGGTGGGACCGATGTCGCGATTCTTTCTACCAGAAGTCGAA includes the following:
- the waaF gene encoding lipopolysaccharide heptosyltransferase II is translated as MGSAPPRNILVRAPNWIGDAVMCEPALRGLRSLFPEADVTMLAKPAVAELFRAAPELNRVLVYEDREAHAGISGKWALAGLLRRQGFDLAVLFQNAFEAALIAWLAGIPQRYGYATDGRVLFLTKPVAVPESHQSAHQVEYYWNLLKPLGLSGRAPLPTLCVTTEESHAMDARLAALGSGISDLVIGINPGSTYGSAKRWLPERFAEVAQRLAERVGRDEGRQAAVVILGAKGEESLGRDIAARINGRSVVLSGTTTIRELMAVVKRCRILITNDTGPMHVAAACGVPVVAVFGPTDSCTTAPYGQERSVVRETVDCAPCLLRECPIDHRCMTQISADRVYDVAVKQVSGLRGSEQGQGEKNSSVPHTSHLIPDRVLEGYTVFLDRDGTLNPDPGYIKSPDQFELFPGVPEALGRLKRAGARLILVTNQSGIARGFLSRHNLEAIHTKLAHELGQAGVTLDGIYFCPHHPDDGCGCRKPNRGMIDQAVQERGLDLERSYVIGDHLRDIELAKRVGARSVLVTTGVTRLQELEGLAEAHLIPDKVTASLAEAADWLLSDVERGIPPPRYDE